GATAAGTGGTATAATACCACTTATCTTTTTAAACTATTTAGCTTTAACTATTTTCCAGCTAATGATCTTTGAGCTTGTTCTACAAGTCTTTTTGTTATATATCCACCAACGTATCCATTTTGTCTTGAAGTTAAAGTTCCTTTATCTATACTTTCGTAGTTACTTAAT
Above is a window of Gottschalkia purinilytica DNA encoding:
- a CDS encoding alpha/beta-type small acid-soluble spore protein — protein: MARSSNRLVVPEARQALNQMKAEIASELGLSNYESIDKGTLTSRQNGYVGGYITKRLVEQAQRSLAGK